A stretch of DNA from uncultured Fibrobacter sp.:
TTTTATTAGTGAAGGTTATACTTGATTGGAATCTCCATTTTCCATGTTTCTTTTCCAAGCACCGCTGGAATCGGATCGAACTTTGGCACTGCCTGCACGGCGGCAAGCGCACTTTCGTTCAGCGAAGAATAGGGGCATGGCTTTGATACGGTTGCTCCGCTGATGCTTCCGTCCTTTGCGACGGTGAACTGCACACGCACGGTGCCTTCTTGTTTTAGGCGGCGGGCCGTTGCGGGGTAGTCCTTCTGCTTTTCGAACGCCTTGGAAAGCCCGATAAGGTAGGCCTTCGTCACCTTCATCAGCGAATCCTTCGAAGGTTTCGGTGGTGGTGGAGGTGGTGGCGGCGGGGGCGGTGCCACAGGTTCTGCAGGCGCCTCTACGACGGGTTCCGCGTCCGTAACCACAATCGGTTCCGGCTCTGGCTCCGGTTCGGGTTCCGGCACGGTATCTTGCACGATGTTCGGGATAATCTTTGCGCGAACCACCTTCTTTACGATTTTCTTGACTTCGGGCGGGGGCGGAGGCGGCTGGAGCAATAGGCGCTCCACGTGAATCACCTCGGCGTCTTCGCGGGTGGTAACCACCTGCGTTCGCTTCAAGAATCCCCAGGCGTAAAAGCCCACGTGCAACAAAACGGCGATAACAATGCCGATACAAAATACACGCCGCATCGTGAACGCGGAATAGGGATTTTTGCAGACCGCTTCTTGGTTTGACTCTAAATCTGCATCTTTTTTAGGAACAGCTTTCATCGCGCGGCAAATTGAGAAAATTCACCGCTAAAATTCTACTCCAAATAGATTTGTGAAAATCCGAATGGGCTTAGGATAAGCTATAAAAAAGCGGCCGGTTGAACGGTCGCTTTATAGTCGCTTTAAATTGCGGGATAGAATATGCGGGTTAGTCCTTCAAGCAACGGACGCTGTGGTCGGCACCGGGGTCTTCGCCGTATCCGTTCGGCATCGTAGGCATTCCCACACGAACATAGCGGAAGTCTACATCATGTGGAGCATCTTCATAGGCATACCAGTCACATTCCTCATTGAAACCGTTATAATCTATGACGACTTGGACGATTTTTTTGTTTTTGCACTTTTTGTAGAACTCGGCCAATCCTGTGCCAGATTCTTCACCATCGTCCCAGCTGAAGCCCCAATTCGATACCCAGAATGTAGGACCGTGGTCGATTCCTATGGGAGTGGAAATCTCGGAGAATCCATAAGTATCGTAATATTCGAAACGCTCATCCTCGTCCCTTTCGGTTTTGGACCTGAGTAAAATTTGTGCCAGATCCCTACCATCCATTTTGTACAATTCCGAAAGGCTGTCTATGACTCCGGAAGGATCATGCGTCGTGACGAATATGGACAGCGTATCCCAATCATCTATAGAAGGCAGGTGCCAGCCCTCGGGACATGCCTCTTGGGCGGTCTTCCAGTCGTAAAAACTTCCGTATTTCGAACAATCCTCATCGCCGTCTAAACAAATTCGCTCGCCTTTTTCCGCCTCATAGCGCAGGTTTTCTTTCATCCACACCTGGTTTCCGATAGTGATGGTCTTGTATTTTTCCTTGTCGCGGGAATCTTTCAGCGTTCCGGTATTCTTTTCCACGTCAACGACCCAGCCGGAATCTTCACACTTGTAGTAAGACTGGATTCCTTTAGGCTTCACGGACTCATCACGGTTGTAGCTGGTGCAGCCCTTATTCAGGAAAATCCTTTCGAAATTGGTCGCTGCACGGAAAGCCCCGTCGTCGCAAACCCAGTTGCCATTATCAACAAGTTCGCCATCCTTGGTGCAATCGCCAAGTTCGAGAGCCTTGTTCCAGAACATTCTCACAAAACGTTCGAAATCCGGAACGGTCTCGCCCCAGGCTTCCATGTTCTTGCGAATCGAATCCAGGTCGGCCCTTGCGGCCCATTCCGCCATTTCGCCCATCAGTCCCTTGTCATAGAAAACCCCGTTCTCGAGATAGCTAGTCAAGCGGGCCATGCGTTCCGTAAATTGACTTTCGCTCAGGTCTCCCAGCACAATGACGCTAAGTGCAAGCAACGCCGCTGCACCGTCACCTTTACCGAAAATATCAAGATCTTCGGAAGCCTCGATGTCTCCGATGAATCCGAACGAAGCAAGCAATTCGCGGTGTGCTTGACGTTTTGCCGCAATAAAGTGTGGATTTTCCGAAGGCACGTCTTTATAGATTTTGAGCGAATCTGCCAGGGATGCTGAATCAAGAACCGCCAATACGGAATCGCGGAGAGCCTTTTCCTTGGCAACGGCTTCGAGAGCCAATTTTGTAACGCGTGCGACTTCCAGATGGGTGAAAATATTGACGTTCGCATTGTCTCGGTCAGAAAGATCCACGAGTGCCGTCATGACGATAGGACTTTTTGAATTTTCCCCGGTCACTTCGTTGCGGTAGTAGCCGTTTACTTCGACAAGTGCGTATTGCGACGCAAGGTCTACGCTTGCAATGGAATATTCGCCCTTGTCATTCCGGGTGGTTCCCTTGAAACTGTTGCCCGTCTGCAAAAGCGATACTCCGTCCAGTTCTTGTACGGTAACGGATGCGCCTGCAATAAACGGTCCCTTTTGCGAGATACCGGAAATGGTCTTGTTGTTGATCGAATGACGCTCGGAACTCGAAGAACTCCCAGAATCGCCACATCCCACAAGCGAAAGGAGCGCAGTCAAAATGGTGACTGGTGCAAACTTGGTTTTTGATAACAGGTTGCTCATGAGCCCTCCTGATTTTTAAACGTTTCTAAGACTTAAATATACACTAAAAATCTTAGAAAAAACATATTTTTTTCAGGGGCTCAAAAAAAATGGAGCTTTTGCGCTCCATTCTTTTAATTTTAGGCTCCTTTTTTAGAAGTAGTACTTCGCTTTCGCCCAGACTTCGCGGTTTTTCTTGTAGCCGGCGAGTTGTCCGCGCTTGCCGCCAAAGTGGTCGTAGCCCAGCGAAATCATGACTTGGTCGGTAACGGCATAGTCGCCCGAGGCACGGCCATAGTAGCCGAGGTTATCGATGTCGAACATGCCGTAGAGCGAAAGCTTGAGCGTGTTGTTCAGCAGTTCCTTTGAAATGCGGAAAGTCATTTCGGAGGAATTCTTTTCAGCTGCCAAATTGTGCGAATAGTCGGCGATGTACTTGTGCAAATACTGCACCATGAAAGTCCAGTTGTCGCCGGCGTACCAGTCGATTCCGCCGAGCGCGTTGAACGTGTTCTTGCGGGCGTAATCAAGGCTGCTCTCGTAACCGAGTGCTTCGCCAAAGTATTCGGCAACTTCTGCTCGCAATACGAATTCTCCGACAGGCATCGACATGTCGCCGCCAATCATCGTCATCGATTCATGAATGCCGTGAATGACGACAGAATCCATGCTGACGGGTTCTACGACGGAAACAGGCGACTGGTTATGCGTATGGAGCGCCGAGACAGAGAAATCCAGATTCGAGAGGAAGAACGAAACCCGTGTTCCGAAGTCTCCGTTCTTGAATTTGGCATCGGGACCTTCAGGAAAATCGAGACCCGCCTTCTCGGGCAAATCCGGTCGCCACGGGTTGTCTTCGCCGAGCGGCATCTGAAAATACCGCGGCACAGGCACGTAAACGATTTCAGCATTCACGCGTTCGCCGGGATACTTGATGCGGAAACCCTCAACAGCCATGCGCATGTCGTCGTAGTCACTCGACATGAATTCGGTGTAATCTACAGGCGAAATCAGGTCGGTAACGCGAAGTCCGTCGGCAACGCCCCACACCACAATCTGGCGGCCTGCCTTGAATTCTACGAAGTCATTCTGGTAGTTAAAGTACGCTTCTTGCAACTGCACTCCGGTGCGGTCTTCGAGAATGCTATTGTGCACACCGTTCAGGCTTGCAAACAAGTAAGCGTTCTCGTAATCCACGCGGAGTTCCGCACGCAGGCGCGTCCGCGACGTGGTAAAATCGTGCGGATGTTCCGTCTGCACCGCATGATACGTGTCCACGAACCCGTTGAATTGAAATGGGCTTTCTTGGGCGAAGGCTGCGACAGCGGCCGCCCCAACCACTAACCACCAACCACTAGCCACTATTACAGTCCTCTTTCTAATCTCGGGACGGTGAATGTCTTTGCGTCAAGCGGGATGTTGAACTTGATGTCGCCGAATTCAAGGAGCGTCTTGTGGTTGGTCTGCACGTTTTCCATGCTCATCTTGGCGATAGACCAGAATCCATCTACCTGAACGACGTTTTCGACTTTCAGCGAGCGGTGCAGTTTTCCGAGCTTGTCGTAGTATTCCACCTTCGCAGCAATCTGGCAGTCCTTGCGAATCCAGGAAATTTTCTTCGAGAAAATTTCGTCGCCCTTTTTCGGCACGGATTCCACGACCCAGCAATCGATTCCATCCACCTTTTCTTCGCGGAGGAGCTTGTGGGTGTCTTCGTCGATGTTGCGCTGGCCAACGTCGTCGTAGGTGAAGTCGGAACCCATGAAGTAATCCGTCTTGGAACTCTTTCCGCTAATGCGGCGCGTCTTTTTCATGGCGGGCAGGTAAAGCCACTTGTCGTCATCCTTGTTGATGTCGTCGTAATCGACCGTCAGGAATCCCGTGCCCTTCACGTCGTTGGGGTAGCGGAAGAACATAATCTGCTTGGTATCTTTGTCCACATCCATTGCGAACGAGGTAATCTTGCGTTCGCGCTTGGCTCCGCTTTTGTTGATGAGTGTCATCGAAAGCTCGGAACTGCGGGTGTCGCCATCGGGACGATCGTGCACTTTTTGCACGATGTCGCGACCGGTCAATGTTTCTGCGCTCACCATGGCGCTCAATGCGACAATAATTGTCGCGGCTGTTTTTGCGAATTTCATATTCATATTTTTCTCCTATTTTCCAAAAATCTTGAATTTCTTGATTAAAAGCGGTGTCACGAACAGGTCGGCGAGCAATGCCGAGACAAGGCCAACGAACACCACGAAACCGAAGTTGAACATCTGCGTTGCGGCCGAGGTGGTAAAGCCAGCGAAGGTCGCCACCATGATAATCGTCGTCATCACGAGGGCCGGGCCCGCCGTGCGGAACACATTGAGAATCGATTCGCGGTAATCGTGGGTGCGGTCAAATTCCACATGCCCGTGGTTAATGAAGTGAATTGTGTCGTCAACGGAAAGGCCGATAATCATCGGGATGAGCGTCGCCGTCATCATGTCAAGCGGAATGTCCGTGAGTCCAAGGTAGCCGCCCACGAAAATGCCCGGCGCAATGTTCGGAATCATGCCGATAAGGCCCGTGCGAATGCTGCCGAAAACGATCATCAAAAGGACAGCCACGATGACTACAGAAATCAGGAACGACGTCATCTGGCCCACTTCCAGGTACTGCTGCATGGCGGTGAACTGCGGCAAGTTGCCCACGGCGGTCACCTTTGCGTCCGGGTAAAGCTTGCGTGCGAAATTCTGCAAGTCCTCGATTTCCTTCTGGAGTTCGTTGG
This window harbors:
- a CDS encoding FISUMP domain-containing protein: MSNLLSKTKFAPVTILTALLSLVGCGDSGSSSSSERHSINNKTISGISQKGPFIAGASVTVQELDGVSLLQTGNSFKGTTRNDKGEYSIASVDLASQYALVEVNGYYRNEVTGENSKSPIVMTALVDLSDRDNANVNIFTHLEVARVTKLALEAVAKEKALRDSVLAVLDSASLADSLKIYKDVPSENPHFIAAKRQAHRELLASFGFIGDIEASEDLDIFGKGDGAAALLALSVIVLGDLSESQFTERMARLTSYLENGVFYDKGLMGEMAEWAARADLDSIRKNMEAWGETVPDFERFVRMFWNKALELGDCTKDGELVDNGNWVCDDGAFRAATNFERIFLNKGCTSYNRDESVKPKGIQSYYKCEDSGWVVDVEKNTGTLKDSRDKEKYKTITIGNQVWMKENLRYEAEKGERICLDGDEDCSKYGSFYDWKTAQEACPEGWHLPSIDDWDTLSIFVTTHDPSGVIDSLSELYKMDGRDLAQILLRSKTERDEDERFEYYDTYGFSEISTPIGIDHGPTFWVSNWGFSWDDGEESGTGLAEFYKKCKNKKIVQVVIDYNGFNEECDWYAYEDAPHDVDFRYVRVGMPTMPNGYGEDPGADHSVRCLKD
- a CDS encoding energy transducer TonB; the protein is MRRVFCIGIVIAVLLHVGFYAWGFLKRTQVVTTREDAEVIHVERLLLQPPPPPPEVKKIVKKVVRAKIIPNIVQDTVPEPEPEPEPEPIVVTDAEPVVEAPAEPVAPPPPPPPPPPPKPSKDSLMKVTKAYLIGLSKAFEKQKDYPATARRLKQEGTVRVQFTVAKDGSISGATVSKPCPYSSLNESALAAVQAVPKFDPIPAVLGKETWKMEIPIKYNLH
- a CDS encoding DUF1302 family protein; translation: MASGWWLVVGAAAVAAFAQESPFQFNGFVDTYHAVQTEHPHDFTTSRTRLRAELRVDYENAYLFASLNGVHNSILEDRTGVQLQEAYFNYQNDFVEFKAGRQIVVWGVADGLRVTDLISPVDYTEFMSSDYDDMRMAVEGFRIKYPGERVNAEIVYVPVPRYFQMPLGEDNPWRPDLPEKAGLDFPEGPDAKFKNGDFGTRVSFFLSNLDFSVSALHTHNQSPVSVVEPVSMDSVVIHGIHESMTMIGGDMSMPVGEFVLRAEVAEYFGEALGYESSLDYARKNTFNALGGIDWYAGDNWTFMVQYLHKYIADYSHNLAAEKNSSEMTFRISKELLNNTLKLSLYGMFDIDNLGYYGRASGDYAVTDQVMISLGYDHFGGKRGQLAGYKKNREVWAKAKYYF
- a CDS encoding outer membrane lipoprotein-sorting protein, encoding MKFAKTAATIIVALSAMVSAETLTGRDIVQKVHDRPDGDTRSSELSMTLINKSGAKRERKITSFAMDVDKDTKQIMFFRYPNDVKGTGFLTVDYDDINKDDDKWLYLPAMKKTRRISGKSSKTDYFMGSDFTYDDVGQRNIDEDTHKLLREEKVDGIDCWVVESVPKKGDEIFSKKISWIRKDCQIAAKVEYYDKLGKLHRSLKVENVVQVDGFWSIAKMSMENVQTNHKTLLEFGDIKFNIPLDAKTFTVPRLERGL